A genomic window from Purpureocillium takamizusanense chromosome 2, complete sequence includes:
- a CDS encoding uncharacterized protein (EggNog:ENOG503P6I5): protein MSISYDGKTFRSTSNTANGEVGAETTFHYHQDGDIVWAEYAGGSVVRGSLVAVVVRRRTGTGTGTGTAAAAAATAAAVAAADEDEGRGDGEGESLDMRYHHVNREGQLMTGRCVSRPEVLPDGRLRMHETWRWTSGDESSGVSVVEEVRGGG, encoded by the coding sequence ATGTCCATCTCCTACGACGGCAAGACGTTCCGCTCCACGTCCAACacggccaacggcgaggtcggcgccgagacTACGTTTCACTACCACCAAGATGGTGACATTGTGTGGGCTGAGTACGCGGGGGGTTCGGTCGTGCGCGGCTCCctcgtggccgtggtggtgaggaggaggacggggacggggacggggacggggacagcagccgcagccgccgccactgcagcagcagtcgccgccgctgacgaggatgagggccggggtgacggcgagggcgagtcgCTCGACATGCGCTACCACCACGTCAACCGCGAGGGGCAGCTGATGACGGGGCGGTGCGTCTCGCGGCCCGAGGTGCTTCCCGACGGGCGCCTGCGCATGCACGAGACGTGGCGCTggacgagcggcgacgagtcgtCGGGGGTGtctgtcgtcgaggaggtcaGGGGTGGGGGGTAA
- a CDS encoding uncharacterized protein (EggNog:ENOG503P4VF) has translation MRPAGYKGYKHGDTPKKAMVRGTISYLESQGLPVNKSAIFRHFDLSRSQGYAALSSPASSKRSDPEWEETRGRPSKVSEADQRRMEMLLWEEESPQQQQQQQNQQHDLEHQHHGEGGKMDSGSSVDGSESGGFNWTRLAKAAGVEVTVNPRTLHRAMGTLGYRRCLSCGRSVVHRRCREKRADWARRVLEAYPTTEDWRRVRFSIELHFGFGLDGRVRLLPRPGERLHCPGCEAGDDAGLGSEAGWPRDIRKVHAWAAAGYGFKSKLVFYEDSTSPNCAGTPSMADYHYKILDKEVRSWLAADPAFVLYEDVEAFAHGGLSKQNAVQSWKESAGLRHVFGCGDAPDLNPLETLWPARKQWQFGEVTKGDGGGEEDGKGQDWEDETLRGMARRAWDGVEQERVNIWVDFMVQRLRQVVESEGRLVPW, from the coding sequence AtgcggccggctggctaCAAGGGATACAAGCATGGCGACACGCCGAAAAAGGCCATGGTCCGCGGCACCATCTCGTACCTCGAGTCGCAGGGCCTGCCCGTCAACAAGTCGGCCATATTCCGGCACTTTGACCTGTCGCGGTCTCAGGGCTACGCCGCGCTGAGCTCaccggcgtcgtcgaagcggAGCGACCCCGAGTGGGAGGAgacgcgcgggcggccgagcaAGGTCTCGGAGGCGGACCAGCGGCGGATGGAGATGCTCCTGTGGGAAGAAGAGagcccccagcagcagcagcagcagcagaatcAACAGCATGACCTCGAGCACCAACACCACGGCGAAGGCGGCAAGATGGATTCGGGTTCGTCGGTCGATGGCAGCGAGTCGGGCGGGTTCAATTGGACGcggctggccaaggcggcgggcgtggaagTGACGGTCAACCCTCGGACGCTGCACCGCGCAATGGGCACGCTAGGCTACCGGCGGTGCCTGTCCTGCGGGCGGAGCGTCGTGCACCGTCGCTGCCGCGAGAAGCGCGCGGACTGGGCACGGCGGGTGCTCGAGGCGTATCCGACGACCGAGGACTGGCGCCGCGTGCGCTTCAGCATCGAGCTGCACTTTGGGTTCGGTCTCGACGGGCGAGTGcgcctgctgccgcgcccgggCGAGCGACTGCATTGCCCCGGGTGCGAGGcgggtgacgatgccggctTGGGGTCcgaggcgggctggccaAGGGATATCCGAAAGGTCCatgcgtgggcggcggcaggatACGGGTTCAAAAGCAAACTGGTATTCTATGAGGACTCAACGAGCCCCAACTGCGCCGGGACGCCCAGCATGGCGGACTACCACTACAAGATCCTGGACAAGGAGGTCCgaagctggctggcggcggacccGGCGTTCGTGCTGTACGAGGATGTGGAGGCGTTTGCGCATGGCGGGCTGAGCAAGCAGAACGCGGTGCAAAGCTGGAAGGAGAGCGCGGGGCTGCGACACGTGtttggctgcggcgacgcACCGGACCTGAACCCGCTGGAGACGCtctggccggcgaggaagcaaTGGCAGTTTGGCGAGGTGACcaagggcgatggcggcggcgaggaggacggcaagggccaggACTGGGAGGATGAGACGCTGCGGGGgatggcgcggcgggcgtgggacGGGGTGGAGCAGGAGAGGGTCAATATCTGGGTGGACTTTATGGTGCAGAGGCTGCGGCAGGTGGTGGAGAGCGAGGGGCGGCTGGTGCCGTGGTAG
- the FAH12 gene encoding Oleate hydroxylase fah12 (COG:I~TransMembrane:4 (i100-119o131-152i297-315o321-345i)~EggNog:ENOG503NUUZ), which translates to MASTAIPRNPVLRRTVTSATATDSESSAAVSPSDSPRHSASSTSLSSLSSIDVADPKPAYTGLVDTYGNAFTPPDFTIKDIRDAIPAHCFERSALKGYAYILRDMACIATTFLLCHNFVTPEYIPSSPVRALLWGLYTVLQGLFGTGLWVIAHECGHQAFSPSKIVNDTTGWVLHSALLVPYFSWKISHGKHHKATGNMERDMVFVPRTREQQASRLGKMVHELSELAEDAPAYTLLMLIGQQLIGWPNYLLTNVTGHNYHERQREGRGKGKHNGSGGGVNHFDPRSPLYEQKDGKLILLSDLGIAIAASVLYYLGNRFGWANLAVWYMIPYLWVNHWLVAITFLQHTDPSLPHYTADEWNFVRGAAATIDREMGFVGRHLLHGIIETHVLHHYVSTIPFYNADEASDAIRPVMGKHYRSDTKDGPWGFIRAMWRSARMCQWVEPSEKAEGAGKGILFFRNTNGLGTKPASMKKPE; encoded by the exons ATGGCTTCCACCGCCATCCCCCGGAATCCCGTCCTCCGCAGGACCGtcacctcggccacggccaccgactccgagtcgtcggccgccgtctcaCCCTCCGACTCCCCCCGCcactcggcctcgtccacgtcgctctcctccctctcctccatcgacgtcgccgaccccaAGCCTGCCTACACGGGTCTCGTCGACACGTACGGCAACGCCTTCACACCCCCGGACTTCACCATCAAGGATATCCGCGATGCCATCCCCGCCCACTGCTTCGAGCGCTCCGCCCTGAAGGGCTACGCATATATCCTGCGTGATATGGCCTgcatcgccaccaccttCCTCCTCTGCCACAACTTCGTCACCCCCGAGTACATTCCCTCGAGCCCCGTCCGCGCTCTGCTCTGGGGCCTGTACACGGTCCTCCAGGGCCTCTTCGGCACCGGCCTCTGGGTCATTGCCCACGAGTGTGGTCACCAGGCCTTCTCGCCCTCCAAGATTGTCAACGACACCACCGGCTGGGTCCTGCACTCggctctcctcgtcccctACTTCTCCTGGAAGATCTCTCACGGCAAGCACCACAAGGCCACTGGCAACATGGAGCGCGACATGGTCTTCGTGCCCCGCACCCGTGAGCAGCAGGCCTCGCGCCTCGGCAAGATGGTCCACGAGCTCagcgagctggccgaggacgccccCGCCTACACCCTCCTCATGCtcatcggccagcagctcatcGGCTGGCCCAACTATCTCCTGACCAACGTCACCGGCCACAACTACcacgagcgccagcgcgagggccgcggcaagggcaagcacaacggctccggcggcggcgtcaaccaCTTTGACCCGCGAAGCCCCCTCTATGAGCAAaaggacggcaagctcaTTCTCCTCAGCGACCTGGGCattgccatcgccgccagtGTCCTGTACTACCTCGGCAACCGCTTCGGATGGGCCAATCTGGCCGTCTGGTACATGATCCCGTATCTCTGGGTCAACCACTGGCTCG TTGCCATCACCTTTCTCCAGCACACCGACCCGTCTCTGCCCCACTACACTGCCGACGAATGGAACTTTGtccgtggcgccgctgccacgaTTGATCGCGAGATGGGCTTCGTCGGTCGCCACCTGCTGCACGGTATCATCGAGACGCACGTCCTGCATCACTATGTCAGCACCATTCCCTTTTacaacgccgacgaggcgtcggACGCCATTCGTCCCGTCATGGGCAAGCACTACCGGTCCGATACCAAGGACGGCCCCTGGGGCTTCATCCGCGCCATGTGGCGAAGCGCCCGCATGTGCCAATGGGTCGAGCCCAGCgagaaggccgagggcgccggcaagggcatcCTCTTCTTCCGCAACACCAACGGCCTGGGCACCAAGCCCGCCAGCATGAAGAAGCCCGAGTAA
- a CDS encoding uncharacterized protein (COG:T~EggNog:ENOG503NZ9T), with amino-acid sequence MIREQSMTSITTTILSSPGSPPGMTASKSSKSSSFHSLNSDDGSVLADISHFEDIGLDDDNSTLKSPSHVSVRRGPSPTAPSARQLAANKRPVPRPRRSFPNLHNSLYASNPRSTSTSGLTDPRSLILTKGHSTASLPIARRHRSSSPGLALGARDPNFLPRPRRGSWQANRDRKTPQQLEYECDEDDGDDIPDGIFLDNVPISPRPVSERPPSRAPSLSPSPERAPKERVRSVGNGTPPVAQAQGCLRPASWRADGLDKPPPSPLKNRALSWNAAHAELSAEARALTEKLEEHADEIVEQYARRPSATGRPNTWNSSQPPVDYFYDKKERVKSSTPELPPLRRTNIMVDPLPISKEKEAVLSRTRPSWLPPKDPAEERRHLREYQRMVAASAKADERREAARRSKVESRDNNAASSMQIWENDIIPRWNEAIRERRTRDMWWKGIAPRSRGQVWAQAIGNELGLTEASFKTALARANELEVRVKADRGDPEDLKRAKWFTQIRKDAGERTWRDLRIFEVSGPLHQALVDVLSAYAMYRNDIGYVSGSHTIAALLLLNLPTPEAAFIALANVLNRPLPLSFFTSDHGAQVSAYNLVLQTLSHKSTTLFDYLTKTMGDVDPDFYLGDLFTSLFTGYLAVDEAARLWDVYVFEGDAVLVRAAVAVLLSREMALLGSKTADEIKTVIAKGNAPKSSNRAIGDVGAEDRFMQSVREAGKA; translated from the exons ATGATTCGCGAACAGAGCATGACCTCCATCACCACTACCATTCTGTCGAGCCCCGGCTCTCCGCCTGGCATGACGGCGTCCAAGAGCTCCAAGTCGTCCTCCTTCCACTCCCTCAatagcgacgacggcagcgtcctGGCCGACATCAGCCACTTCGAAGACATTGGCCTCGATGACGATAATTCGACTTTGAAGAGCCCATCACACGTCTCTGTCAGGCGCGGCCCCTCTCCGACGGCACCCTCGGCCAGACAGCTCGCTGCCAACAAAAGGCCAGtgccacggcctcgacgttCCTTCCCTAATCTGCACAATAGCCTCTACGCCTCCAATCCGAGGAGTACCAGCACCTCCGGCCTGACCGACCCGCGTTCGCTGATCCTGACAAAGGGGCACTCAACGGCATCGCTCCCCATtgctcgccggcaccggAGCTCTAGTCCCGGTCTGGCCCTCGGTGCCCGAGATCCCAACTTCTTGCCCAGACCAAGGCGAGGCAGCTGGCAGGCCAACCGGGACCGCAAGACGCCGCAACAGCTCGAGTACGAGtgcgacgaagacgatggcgacgacatccCCGACGGCATCTTTCTCGATAATGTCCCCATATCTCCTCGTCCCGTCAGCGAAAGGCCCCCAAGCCGGGCTCCTTCACTTTCACCGTCTCCTGAGCGCGCTCCCAAAGAGCGAGTCCGGAGCGTCGGAAACGGCACGCCGCCGGTTGCCCAGGCCCAAGGTTGCCTGCGGCCGGCCTCCTGGAGGGCTGACGGGCTCGATAAGCCTCCACCTAGCCCTCTGAAGAATCGGGCCCTCAGCTGGAatgccgcccacgccgagcTCAGTGCCGAGGCCAGGGCGCTCACGGAGAAGCTCGAAGAGCATGCCGACGAGATTGTCGAACAATACGCGCGACGACCGTCCGCAACAGGACGACCAAACACGTGGAATtcgagccagccgcccgtcgaTTACTTCTACGATAAAAAGGAACGCGTcaagtcgtcgacgcccgagcTGCCACCCCTACGCCGCACGAATATCATGGTCGACCCGCTGCCCATCTCCAAGGAAAAAGAGGCAGTCCTTAGCCGGACCAGGCCATCCTGGTTGCCACCCAAAGACCCTGCCGAGGAGCGGCGCCATCTCAGGGAGTACCAGAGAATGgtggccgccagcgccaaagCAGACGAGCGCCGCGAAGCCGCTCGCCGGTCCAAGGTGGAATCCAGAGACAACAATGCCGCGAGTTCGATGCAGATTTGGGAAAACGACATCATCCCGCGTTGGAACGAGGCGATCCGGGAGAGGAGGACGCGAGACATGTGGTGGAAGGGCATTGCCCCACGCAGCCGCGGTCAGGTCTGGGCTCAGGCCATCGGCAACGAGCTCGGGCTCACCGAGGCCTCGTTcaagacggcgctggcgagggcTAATGAGCTCGAAGTTCGCGTCAAAGCCGACAGGGGGGACCCAGAGGACCTGAAGAGGGCAAAATGGTTTACGCAGATTCGCAAAGACGCAGGCGAGAGGACGTGGAGGGACCTTCGCATCTTCGAAGTCAGCGGCCCGTTGCACCAGGCTTTGGTGGATGTGCTCAGCGCGTACGCCATGTACAGAAACGACATCGGCTACGTTTCTGGCAGCCAC ACTATCGCTGCGCTTCTGCTGCTGAACCTGCCGACTCCGGAGGCTGCGTTTATTGCCCTGGCCAACGTCCTTAACCGACCACTACCGCTCTCTTTTTTCACCTCGGATCATGGCGCCCAGGTATCCGCGTACAACCTTGTCCTTCAAACCCTCAGCCACAAGTCAACCACGCTCTTCGATTATCTCACAAAGACCATGGGTGACGTGGACCCCGATTTCTATCTTGGCGATCTTTTCACGAGCCTCTTTACTGGCTatcttgccgtcgacgaagctGCCCGCTTGTGGGATGTATACGTATTCGAAGGCGATGCGGTACTTGTCCGCGCCGCGGTGGCCGTGCTTCTGTCTCGCGAGATGGCGCTCCTGGGCAGCAAGACGGCGGACGAAATCAAGACCGTAATAGCCAAAGGAAATGCTCCCAAGTCGTCGAATCGAGCCATCGGCGACGTTGGGGCGGAAGACCGCTTCATGCAGTCGGTCCGCGAGGCTGGAAAGGCGTGA